From Microbacterium sp. YJN-G, a single genomic window includes:
- a CDS encoding Lrp/AsnC family transcriptional regulator, with the protein MPGTNRTAIALDDTSKAIIEQLQADGRRSYADIGRSVGLSEAATRQRVQRLVDSGVMQIVAVTDPMQLGFARQAMIGIKVTGDVSVVADALAELPSVSYVVMTAGSFDLLAEVVCTSDDELIGILNRDIRGLDGVVSTETFVYLKLHKQLYDWGTR; encoded by the coding sequence ATGCCCGGAACCAACCGCACGGCGATCGCTCTCGACGACACGTCGAAGGCGATCATCGAGCAGCTGCAGGCCGACGGCCGCCGCTCCTATGCCGACATCGGCCGCTCGGTCGGGCTCAGCGAGGCCGCGACCCGGCAGCGCGTGCAGCGTCTCGTCGACAGCGGCGTGATGCAGATCGTCGCGGTCACCGACCCGATGCAGCTCGGCTTCGCCCGCCAGGCCATGATCGGCATCAAGGTCACCGGCGACGTCAGCGTCGTCGCCGACGCCCTGGCAGAACTTCCCAGCGTCAGCTACGTCGTCATGACGGCCGGCTCCTTCGACCTGCTCGCCGAAGTGGTCTGTACCAGTGACGACGAGCTGATCGGCATCCTCAACCGCGACATCCGCGGCCTCGACGGCGTCGTCTCGACCGAGACGTTCGTCTATCTCAAACTCCACAAACAGCTCTACGACTGGGGGACACGATGA